The following are from one region of the Harpia harpyja isolate bHarHar1 chromosome 4, bHarHar1 primary haplotype, whole genome shotgun sequence genome:
- the ADAMTS8 gene encoding A disintegrin and metalloproteinase with thrombospondin motifs 8 yields the protein MGRRGGFLGGRAPLHLLLLCHAWALPPPPREAQPLLPARLPAPSGQLALRLAAFGRSVVLRLRPDAAFLAPRLRLQLLGGRRGPPRTWSRRGCFYAGAVEGNPDAPAVLSRCGGGGGGGLRAAFYLDGAAYELQPLGHPSPGPPWRGLHRLQRRAPPPGAHPPAAGSREPGGGSREPLRRRAKRFVSQARYVETLLVADASMVSFYGEDVENHILTLMSMAARIYKHPSLKNSISLVVVKVLVVDEAAAGPEVSDNGGLTLRNFCSWQQKFNPLSDRHPEHYDTAILLTRQDFCGHQSCDTLGVADIGTMCDRNKSCSVIEDEGLQAAYTLAHELGHVLSMPHDDSKTCERLFGPLGKHHMMAPLFVHLNKTQPWSPCSAMYLTEFLDGGHGDCLLDAPADPLALPAELPGRGPLYSLDQQCQQIFGKEFQHCPNTTEEDICAQLWCRTNSGEPLCHTKNGSLPWADGTPCKAGRLCWDGRCVPQDALKPQPAVDGGWGPWSPWGSCSRTCGGGVQFSYRHCDSPKPQHGGRYCEGQRAKYQSCHTDECPPDGKSFREQQCEKYNSYNFTDLEGNRLEWVPKYAGVSPRDRCKLFCRARGRSEFKVFEAKVIDGTLCGPETLSICVHGQCIKAGCDHVVGSSKKLDKCGVCGGNGSTCRKISGSLNRSKYGYNDIVTIPAGATNIDIKQRSHRGVRHDGNYLALRTLEGKYLLNGDFAISAMEQDILIKGTILKYSGSMTTLERLQSFRQLPEPLTVQLLTIASEVFPPKVKYTFFIPKDVPFSKQKGKEKKSANVIQPMLTSQWVLGDWSECSKTCGSGWQRRTVDCRDVEGQTSSTCDRALKPEDIKPCGDVPCPLWRLGPWSPCSQTCGEGVRTRNASCIDYAGKITAPEKCSSPGPPPVTAACVLRQC from the exons atggggcggcggggggggttcCTGGGGGGCCGGGCTCCGCTCCACCTGCTCCTGCTGTGTCACGCGTGGGCGCTACCTCCGCCTCCGCGGGAAGCTCAACCGCtgctgcccgcccgcctgcccgcACCGTCGGGGCAGCTGGCCCTGCGGCTGGCCGCCTTCGGTCGTTCCGTCGTCCTTCGCCTCCGCCCCGACGCCGCTTTTTTAGCCCCCCGGCTCCGTTTGCAGCTgctgggggggcggcgggggccgccaCGGACCTGGTCCCGCCGGGGTTGTTTCTACGCCGGAGCCGTCGAGGGGAACCCCGACGCCCCCGCCGTGCTCAGCCgctgcggaggaggaggaggaggaggtctccGAGCCGCTTTTTACCTCGACGGGGCGGCTTACGAGCTGCAACCCCTCGGGCATCCCTCTCCCGGACCGCCCTGGAGGGGTCTGCACCGCCTCCAGCGCCGCGCCCCCCCGCCGGGagcccacccccccgccgccgggagcAGGGAACCGGGAGGCGGGAGCCGGGAGCCGCTCCGCCGCCGAGCCAAGCGCTTCGTCTCGCAGGCGCGGTACGTGGAGACGCTGCTGGTGGCTGATGCTTCCATGGTGAGCTTCTACGGGGAGGATGTGGAG AACCACATCCTGACCCTGATGTCCATGGCGGCTCGTATCTACAAGCACCCCAGCCTGAAGAACTCCATCAGCCTGGTGGTGGTGAAGGTGCTGGTGGTGGACGAGGCAGCAGCGGGACCGGAGGTGTCCGACAACGGCGGGCTTACCCTGCGCAACTTCTGTAGCTGGCAGCAAAAGTTCAACCCCCTGAGCGACCGGCACCCGGAGCACTACGATACTGCCATCCTGCTGACGAGACAG GACTTCTGTGGACACCAAAGCTGCGACACGCTGGGAGTGGCAGATATCGGCACCATGTGCGACCGTAACAAAAGCTGCTCGGTGATTGAGGACGAGGGCCTGCAGGCAGCCTACACCCTGGCTCACGAACTGG GCCATGTGCTCAGCATGCCCCACGACGACTCCAAAACCTGCGAGCGGCTCTTTGGGCCCCTCGGCAAGCACCATATGATGGCCCCTCTCTTCGTCCACTTGAACAAGACCCAGCCCTGGTCTCCTTGCAGTGCCATGTACCTCACCGAGTTCCTGGATGGAGGGCACG GCGACTGCTTGCTCGATGCCCCGGCTGACCCCCTTGCCCTGCCCGCCGAGCTGCCCGGCCGAGGACCCCTGTACAGCCTGGACCAGCAATGCCAGCAGATCTTCGGCAAGGAGTTCCAGCACTGCCCCAACACCACGGAGGAGGACATCTGCGCCCAGCTCTGGTGCAGGACCAACAGCGGGGAGCCCCTTTGCCACACCAAGAACGGCAGCTTGCCGTGGGCTGACGGCACCCCTTGCAAAGCCGGCAGGCTGTGCTGGGACGGCCGCTGCGTGCCGCAGGATGCCCTGAAGCCCCAG CCGGCGGTGGATGGCGGCTGGGGCCCGTGGAGCCCCTGGGGCTCCTGCTCCCGGACCTGTGGCGGCGGCGTGCAGTTCTCCTACCGTCACTGCGACAGCCCCAAGCCCCAGCACGGCGGCAGGTATTGCGAGGGCCAGCGTGCCAAGTACCAGTCCTGCCACACCGACGAGTGCCCGCCGGACG gGAAAAGCTTTCGGGAGCAGCAATGCGAGAAGTACAACAGCTACAACTTTACGGATTTGGAAGGGAATCGCCTAGAGTGGGTTCCCAAGTACGCAGGAGTGTCACCCCGAGACCGATGCAAGCTCTTTTGCCGAGCCAGAGGGAGGAGTGAATTTAAAGTCTTTGAGGCCAAA GTGATCGATGGGACGCTGTGCGGACCGGAGACCCTCTCCATCTGCGTCCACGGGCAGTGCATCAAGGCTGGCTGCGATCACGTAGTCGGGTCCTCCAAGAAGCTGGACAAGTGCGGGGTGTGCGGCGGCAACGGCTCGACTTGCAGGAAAATATCCGGCTCGCTCAACCGGTCCAA ATACGGCTACAACGATATCGTCACCATCCCCGCCGGGGCAACCAACATCGACATCAAACAGCGCAGCCACCGAGGGGTCCGTCACGACGGGAATTACCTGGCCCTGAGGACCCTCGAGGGCAAGTACCTGCTGAACGGAGACTTTGCCATCTCGGCCATGGAGCAGGACATCCTCATTAAGGGGACCATCCTGAAATACAGCGGCTCCATGACAACCctggagaggctgcagagctTCCGACAGCTCCCGGAGCCCCTGACCGTCCAGCTGCTGACCATCGCCAGCGAGGTCTTCCCACCAAAAGTCAAGTACACCTTCTTCATCCCCAAGGATGTCCCTTTCAGCAagcagaaaggcaaagagaagaagTCGGCCAACGTCATCCAACCGATGCTGACCTCCCAGTGGGTCCTGGGCGACTGGTCCGAGTGCTCCAAGACGTGTGGCTCCGGCTGGCAGAGGCGGACGGTGGATTGCCGGGACGTGGAGGGTCAAACCTCCTCCACCTGCGACAGAGCTCTCAAGCCCGAGGACATCAAGCCCTGCGGAGACGTCCCCTGCCCGCTCTGGCGCCTGGGTCCCTGGTCACCCTGCTCCCAAACTTGCGGCGAGGGTGTGCGGACGCGCAACGCCTCTTGCATCGATTACGCCGGTAAAATCACCGCCCCGGAGAAATGCAGCTCGCCGGGACCACCGCCGGTCACCGCCGCCTGTGTGCTACGGCAGTGCTGA